A part of Anabas testudineus chromosome 9, fAnaTes1.2, whole genome shotgun sequence genomic DNA contains:
- the LOC113151006 gene encoding RNA exonuclease 1 homolog isoform X3 produces the protein MTLCPTFLLTCGLTAHQAHPSRSPSPEPVDDSNEDDVLIIDIPPSPEKKRSRSQKLSDCIAGKSQNTEEELEVKTEPIAALPCFSNAECASASGIKANQDLTDLFGNKEYGNIAGCVPDQRGVNPTINNFQAAITEVEDSLEPASLSAAAHQQAHCLNTFVAEEEENVFQVESPQCELPLSVVKMNPLKPCDFPQTNSIFYKAPVANSDLQSGHHIEQPAYNRIYNHCSPKQMMPSSEPSQHLLGKAANAEVIIIESSSEEEELHYSELDLSDSDPMEECYRIFMEANNENKGNEEQSDMSVATMMGMEKSNEVDGKPQALAGKKRVAHEAKHTETLAKNRPQPQVLVPLRGPTTSAFGSQPSKIQQTQQRASMLTASVKGGQAFISSTCQRKPETQNSHSISSQALENLQPAPLQNAYMNYIPLGTTVIDMGNNLHLILPEGAFPLPVASSSSPVTSVLTPINQVHTSTLAVKQAYFPPAVTPVQRLRTAAPVLIPAPARNPSLTSAFATAQSTTPIAQTVSQPAAIAKPLPTKRKLKQQCEVAKVPHDVRQRYVNMFTKEFIKTAANVNDAFEKALAEERSVYNRSVNKLKYLSIAVNALKRLKNQSAVAAKDENQVDSQRAKGNIPFNLINFKGKADDAAFYESLTDYILTEEKLVESNFPVQHPEKPGCAALFADNKKGNTDSLKRICCRCGATYSVSRTGKHIRKEECNYHYGKAVENKVPGGVETRYSCCEGVMGAPGCQVFKLHVHDSLSLDGFVSTVPRHPSDTSCPGVYSLDCEMCYTIHGLELSRVTVVNSSLQVIYDTYVKPDNDVIDYNTRFSGISEEEVKGNHTSLREVQQTLLSFISADTILIGHGLEADLCTLKLLHGTVVDTSVVFPHRLGPPHKLTLNNLTAEYLRRIIQESVCGHDTAEDAAACMELMLWKVKEDGKLKK, from the exons ATGACCCTTTGTCCAACTTTTCTGCTGACCTGCGGTCTTACAGCTCATCAG GCTCATCCCTCTAGATCACCATCTCCAGAGCCAGTTGATGACTCTAATGAAGATGATGTCCTGATTATTGATATTCCTCCTTCAcctgaaaaaaagagaagccGATCTCAGAAACTTTCTGATTGCATTGCTGGCAAATCTCAGAATACTGAAGAGGAACTGGAGGTTAAGACGGAACCTATTGCTGCATTGCCATGCTTTTCAAATGCTGAATGTGCATCTGCATCAGGGATCAAAGCGAATCAAGATCTAACTGATCTTTTTGGGAACAAAGAATATGGGAATATAGCTGGATGTGTACCAGACCAGAGAGGTGTAAATCCTACAATTAATAATTTTCAGGCTGCTATTACAGAAGTCGAGGACAGCCTTGAACCTGCAAGTCTTTCTGCCGCTGCACACCAACAAGCTCATTGTTTGAATACTTTTGTggctgaagaggaagaaaacgTGTTTCAGGTTGAATCACCTCAGTGTGAGCTGCCCCTTAGTGTTGTGAAAATGAATCCCCTGAAACCATGTGACTTTCCACAGACAAATTCAATTTTTTATAAAGCACCAGTTGCTAACTCTGATTTACAATCTGGGCACCACATTGAGCAGCCAGCTTACAACAGAATTTATAATCACTGTTCTCCCAAACAAATGATGCCTTCATCTGAACCCAGTCAGCACCTTCTGGGAAAGGCAGCTAACGCAGAGGTTATAATCATTGAGTCCAGTTCTGAAGAGGAAGAGCTCCACTATTCAGAATTGGACCTGTCTGACAGTGACCCAATGGAGGAATGTTACAGGATCTTCATGGAGGCAAACAATGAGAATAAGGGCAATGAAGAACAGTCTGACATGTCT GTTGCAACGATGATGGGTATGGAAAAATCTAATGAGGTAGACGGCAAACCCCAAGCATTAGCAGGGAAGAAACGGGTGGCTCATGAAGCTAAACATACAGAG ACATTGGCCAAGAATAGACCTCAGCCCCAGGTTTTGGTTCCCCTGCGTGGGCCAACAACTTCAGCTTTTGGCTCTCAGCCCTCCAAAATCcagcagacacagcagagaGCCTCCATGCTGACTGCTTCAGTCAAAGGTGGTCAGGCTTTTATTTCCTCTACCTGTCAGAGGAAGCCAGAGACCCAGAATTCACACTCGATTTCGTCTCAAGCCCTAGAAAACCTGCAGCCTGCCCCTTTACAAAATG CTTACATGAACTACATACCTTTGGGAACTACTGTGATTGACATGGGCAACAACTTGCATTTGATCCTCCCAGAGGGTGCTTTCCCTTTGCCTGTTGCTTCCAGTTCCAGCCCAGTTACTTCAGTGCTAACTCCCATTAATCAAGTGCATACGAGCACTCTCGCAGTGAAACAAGCATATTTTCCACCTGCAGTTACCCCTGTACAAAGACTTCGCACAGCAGCACCTGTGCTCATTCCTGCTCCAGCACGTAATCCTTCACTGACTTCTGCCTTTGCTACGGCACAATCAACAACTCCGATTGCACAAActgtttctcaacctgctgcTATTGCTAAA CCATTGCCTACTAAACGTAAACTGAAGCAGCAGTGTGAGGTTGCCAAAGTGCCCCATGATGTCCGACAGCGTTATGTCAACATGTTCACAAAGGAGTTCATCAAAACAGCAGCTAATGTTAATGATGCCTTTGAAAAG GCCCTTGCTGAAGAAAGGAGCGTTTACAATCGCAGTGTGAACAAACTTAAATACCTGAGTATTGCAGTGAATGCACTGAAGAGGCTGAAAAACCAAAGTGCTGTTGCAGCTAAAG ATGAAAATCAAGTTGACAGCCAAAGAGCCAAAGGCAACATACCTTTTAACCTGATTAACTTTAAAGGAAAGG cagaTGATGCAGCATTTTATGAGAGTTTGACAGATTATATTTTGACTGAGGAAAAACTGGTTGAGAGCAACTTTCCTGTCCAGCACCCAGAGAAACCTGGTTGTGCTGCTCTTTTTGCTGACAACAAGAAAGGAAATACAGATT CCCTCAAGAGGATCTGTTGTCGATGTGGAGCTACATATTCTGTGAGCCGAACAGGCAAACACATTCGCAAGGAGGAGTGCAACTACCATTATGGCAAAGCAGTTGAGAATAAAG TGCCAGGTGGGGTGGAGACACGCTACAGTTGCTGTGAGGGAGTCATGGGAGCACCTGGGTGTCAAGTGTTTAAG TTGCACGTCCATGATTCCCTCAGCCTGGATGGGTTTGTGTCAACTGTTCCCAGACATCCCTCGGATACAAGCTGTCCTGGGGTCTACTCTTTGGATTGTGAAATG TGTTATACCATTCATGGTCTGGAGCTGTCTAGAGTGACAGTGGTCAACTCTAGTCTGCAAGTAATCTATGACACCTATGTCAAACCTGATAATGATGTAATCGACTACAACACCAG ATTTTCGGGCATCAGTGAGGAAGAGGTGAAGGGTAACCACACCTCCCTTAGAGAGGTCCAACAGACATTGCTGAGCTTTATCAGCGCTGACACCATACTGATTGGACATGGCCTGGAAGCAGACCTCTGTACCCTGAAG TTGCTCCATGGGACAGTGGTGGACACATCGGTGGTCTTCCCACATCGTCTAGGCCCCCCTCACAAGCTGACCCTCAACAACCTCACTGCTGAATACCTCCGGAGGATCATTCAAGAGAGTG TTTGTGGCCATGACACTGCAGAAGATGCTGCTGCCTGTATGGAGCTTATGTTATGGAAGGTCAAAGAAGatggaaaactgaaaaaatga
- the LOC113151006 gene encoding RNA exonuclease 1 homolog isoform X2, protein MFPSSGLFADIRCPVSKHGLCERPHCLYKHASEVRDMFVASPQPSAVDSAEVQNGCLYAVCGASVNETRDDCLQELERINKEIETVRHEVEEEQRRLSRYQTVHTGSKSAARNSSLAKTETTAKDIDGGSYLLSSCTDFTKTYSRARKYVVDNSKPRTDLEYDPLSNFSADLRSYSSSGKEQKHIKKDLKRKKTVPCDQKKILGHQAHPSRSPSPEPVDDSNEDDVLIIDIPPSPEKKRSRSQKLSDCIAGKSQNTEEELEVKTEPIAALPCFSNAECASASGIKANQDLTDLFGNKEYGNIAGCVPDQRGVNPTINNFQAAITEVEDSLEPASLSAAAHQQAHCLNTFVAEEEENVFQVESPQCELPLSVVKMNPLKPCDFPQTNSIFYKAPVANSDLQSGHHIEQPAYNRIYNHCSPKQMMPSSEPSQHLLGKAANAEVIIIESSSEEEELHYSELDLSDSDPMEECYRIFMEANNENKGNEEQSDMSVATMMGMEKSNEVDGKPQALAGKKRVAHEAKHTETLAKNRPQPQVLVPLRGPTTSAFGSQPSKIQQTQQRASMLTASVKGGQAFISSTCQRKPETQNSHSISSQALENLQPAPLQNAYMNYIPLGTTVIDMGNNLHLILPEGAFPLPVASSSSPVTSVLTPINQVHTSTLAVKQAYFPPAVTPVQRLRTAAPVLIPAPARNPSLTSAFATAQSTTPIAQTVSQPAAIAKPLPTKRKLKQQCEVAKVPHDVRQRYVNMFTKEFIKTAANVNDAFEKALAEERSVYNRSVNKLKYLSIAVNALKRLKNQSAVAAKDENQVDSQRAKGNIPFNLINFKGKDDAAFYESLTDYILTEEKLVESNFPVQHPEKPGCAALFADNKKGNTDSLKRICCRCGATYSVSRTGKHIRKEECNYHYGKAVENKVPGGVETRYSCCEGVMGAPGCQVFKLHVHDSLSLDGFVSTVPRHPSDTSCPGVYSLDCEMCYTIHGLELSRVTVVNSSLQVIYDTYVKPDNDVIDYNTRFSGISEEEVKGNHTSLREVQQTLLSFISADTILIGHGLEADLCTLKLLHGTVVDTSVVFPHRLGPPHKLTLNNLTAEYLRRIIQESVCGHDTAEDAAACMELMLWKVKEDGKLKK, encoded by the exons ATGTTTCCCTCGTCCGGTCTCTTTGCTGACATTCGGTGTCCTGTCTCTAAACATGGGCTTTGTGAGCGGCCTCATTGTTTGTACAAACATGCTTCAGAAGTGCGGGATATGTTCGTAGCTTCCCCGCAACCGTCCGCGGTCGACTCGGCAG AAGTCCAAAATGGCTGTCTGTATGCTGTCTGTGGAGCATCAGTAAATGAGACCAGAGATGATTGCCTCCAGGAGCTGGAGCGGATCAATAAGGAAATTGAAACTGTAAGGCACGAGGTGGAGGAAGAACAAAGGCGATTGTCACGCTACCAGACAGTACACACAGGCAGCAAAAGCGCAGCACGCAATTCCTCTTTAGCAAAGACTGAGACTACAGCTAAAGATATAGACGGAGGTTCCTACCTATTGTCTTCATGCACAGACTTTACTAAAACTTACTCCAGAGCCAGGAAGTATGTAGTTGACAACTCAAAACCAAGGACTGATTTGGAGTATGACCCTTTGTCCAACTTTTCTGCTGACCTGCGGTCTTACAGCTCATCAGGTAAGGAGCAAAAgcatataaaaaaagatttaaaaaggaaaaaaactgtaCCTTGTGACCAAAAGAAAATACTTGGACATCAGGCTCATCCCTCTAGATCACCATCTCCAGAGCCAGTTGATGACTCTAATGAAGATGATGTCCTGATTATTGATATTCCTCCTTCAcctgaaaaaaagagaagccGATCTCAGAAACTTTCTGATTGCATTGCTGGCAAATCTCAGAATACTGAAGAGGAACTGGAGGTTAAGACGGAACCTATTGCTGCATTGCCATGCTTTTCAAATGCTGAATGTGCATCTGCATCAGGGATCAAAGCGAATCAAGATCTAACTGATCTTTTTGGGAACAAAGAATATGGGAATATAGCTGGATGTGTACCAGACCAGAGAGGTGTAAATCCTACAATTAATAATTTTCAGGCTGCTATTACAGAAGTCGAGGACAGCCTTGAACCTGCAAGTCTTTCTGCCGCTGCACACCAACAAGCTCATTGTTTGAATACTTTTGTggctgaagaggaagaaaacgTGTTTCAGGTTGAATCACCTCAGTGTGAGCTGCCCCTTAGTGTTGTGAAAATGAATCCCCTGAAACCATGTGACTTTCCACAGACAAATTCAATTTTTTATAAAGCACCAGTTGCTAACTCTGATTTACAATCTGGGCACCACATTGAGCAGCCAGCTTACAACAGAATTTATAATCACTGTTCTCCCAAACAAATGATGCCTTCATCTGAACCCAGTCAGCACCTTCTGGGAAAGGCAGCTAACGCAGAGGTTATAATCATTGAGTCCAGTTCTGAAGAGGAAGAGCTCCACTATTCAGAATTGGACCTGTCTGACAGTGACCCAATGGAGGAATGTTACAGGATCTTCATGGAGGCAAACAATGAGAATAAGGGCAATGAAGAACAGTCTGACATGTCT GTTGCAACGATGATGGGTATGGAAAAATCTAATGAGGTAGACGGCAAACCCCAAGCATTAGCAGGGAAGAAACGGGTGGCTCATGAAGCTAAACATACAGAG ACATTGGCCAAGAATAGACCTCAGCCCCAGGTTTTGGTTCCCCTGCGTGGGCCAACAACTTCAGCTTTTGGCTCTCAGCCCTCCAAAATCcagcagacacagcagagaGCCTCCATGCTGACTGCTTCAGTCAAAGGTGGTCAGGCTTTTATTTCCTCTACCTGTCAGAGGAAGCCAGAGACCCAGAATTCACACTCGATTTCGTCTCAAGCCCTAGAAAACCTGCAGCCTGCCCCTTTACAAAATG CTTACATGAACTACATACCTTTGGGAACTACTGTGATTGACATGGGCAACAACTTGCATTTGATCCTCCCAGAGGGTGCTTTCCCTTTGCCTGTTGCTTCCAGTTCCAGCCCAGTTACTTCAGTGCTAACTCCCATTAATCAAGTGCATACGAGCACTCTCGCAGTGAAACAAGCATATTTTCCACCTGCAGTTACCCCTGTACAAAGACTTCGCACAGCAGCACCTGTGCTCATTCCTGCTCCAGCACGTAATCCTTCACTGACTTCTGCCTTTGCTACGGCACAATCAACAACTCCGATTGCACAAActgtttctcaacctgctgcTATTGCTAAA CCATTGCCTACTAAACGTAAACTGAAGCAGCAGTGTGAGGTTGCCAAAGTGCCCCATGATGTCCGACAGCGTTATGTCAACATGTTCACAAAGGAGTTCATCAAAACAGCAGCTAATGTTAATGATGCCTTTGAAAAG GCCCTTGCTGAAGAAAGGAGCGTTTACAATCGCAGTGTGAACAAACTTAAATACCTGAGTATTGCAGTGAATGCACTGAAGAGGCTGAAAAACCAAAGTGCTGTTGCAGCTAAAG ATGAAAATCAAGTTGACAGCCAAAGAGCCAAAGGCAACATACCTTTTAACCTGATTAACTTTAAAGGAAAGG aTGATGCAGCATTTTATGAGAGTTTGACAGATTATATTTTGACTGAGGAAAAACTGGTTGAGAGCAACTTTCCTGTCCAGCACCCAGAGAAACCTGGTTGTGCTGCTCTTTTTGCTGACAACAAGAAAGGAAATACAGATT CCCTCAAGAGGATCTGTTGTCGATGTGGAGCTACATATTCTGTGAGCCGAACAGGCAAACACATTCGCAAGGAGGAGTGCAACTACCATTATGGCAAAGCAGTTGAGAATAAAG TGCCAGGTGGGGTGGAGACACGCTACAGTTGCTGTGAGGGAGTCATGGGAGCACCTGGGTGTCAAGTGTTTAAG TTGCACGTCCATGATTCCCTCAGCCTGGATGGGTTTGTGTCAACTGTTCCCAGACATCCCTCGGATACAAGCTGTCCTGGGGTCTACTCTTTGGATTGTGAAATG TGTTATACCATTCATGGTCTGGAGCTGTCTAGAGTGACAGTGGTCAACTCTAGTCTGCAAGTAATCTATGACACCTATGTCAAACCTGATAATGATGTAATCGACTACAACACCAG ATTTTCGGGCATCAGTGAGGAAGAGGTGAAGGGTAACCACACCTCCCTTAGAGAGGTCCAACAGACATTGCTGAGCTTTATCAGCGCTGACACCATACTGATTGGACATGGCCTGGAAGCAGACCTCTGTACCCTGAAG TTGCTCCATGGGACAGTGGTGGACACATCGGTGGTCTTCCCACATCGTCTAGGCCCCCCTCACAAGCTGACCCTCAACAACCTCACTGCTGAATACCTCCGGAGGATCATTCAAGAGAGTG TTTGTGGCCATGACACTGCAGAAGATGCTGCTGCCTGTATGGAGCTTATGTTATGGAAGGTCAAAGAAGatggaaaactgaaaaaatga
- the LOC113151006 gene encoding RNA exonuclease 1 homolog isoform X1, producing the protein MFPSSGLFADIRCPVSKHGLCERPHCLYKHASEVRDMFVASPQPSAVDSAEVQNGCLYAVCGASVNETRDDCLQELERINKEIETVRHEVEEEQRRLSRYQTVHTGSKSAARNSSLAKTETTAKDIDGGSYLLSSCTDFTKTYSRARKYVVDNSKPRTDLEYDPLSNFSADLRSYSSSGKEQKHIKKDLKRKKTVPCDQKKILGHQAHPSRSPSPEPVDDSNEDDVLIIDIPPSPEKKRSRSQKLSDCIAGKSQNTEEELEVKTEPIAALPCFSNAECASASGIKANQDLTDLFGNKEYGNIAGCVPDQRGVNPTINNFQAAITEVEDSLEPASLSAAAHQQAHCLNTFVAEEEENVFQVESPQCELPLSVVKMNPLKPCDFPQTNSIFYKAPVANSDLQSGHHIEQPAYNRIYNHCSPKQMMPSSEPSQHLLGKAANAEVIIIESSSEEEELHYSELDLSDSDPMEECYRIFMEANNENKGNEEQSDMSVATMMGMEKSNEVDGKPQALAGKKRVAHEAKHTETLAKNRPQPQVLVPLRGPTTSAFGSQPSKIQQTQQRASMLTASVKGGQAFISSTCQRKPETQNSHSISSQALENLQPAPLQNAYMNYIPLGTTVIDMGNNLHLILPEGAFPLPVASSSSPVTSVLTPINQVHTSTLAVKQAYFPPAVTPVQRLRTAAPVLIPAPARNPSLTSAFATAQSTTPIAQTVSQPAAIAKPLPTKRKLKQQCEVAKVPHDVRQRYVNMFTKEFIKTAANVNDAFEKALAEERSVYNRSVNKLKYLSIAVNALKRLKNQSAVAAKDENQVDSQRAKGNIPFNLINFKGKADDAAFYESLTDYILTEEKLVESNFPVQHPEKPGCAALFADNKKGNTDSLKRICCRCGATYSVSRTGKHIRKEECNYHYGKAVENKVPGGVETRYSCCEGVMGAPGCQVFKLHVHDSLSLDGFVSTVPRHPSDTSCPGVYSLDCEMCYTIHGLELSRVTVVNSSLQVIYDTYVKPDNDVIDYNTRFSGISEEEVKGNHTSLREVQQTLLSFISADTILIGHGLEADLCTLKLLHGTVVDTSVVFPHRLGPPHKLTLNNLTAEYLRRIIQESVCGHDTAEDAAACMELMLWKVKEDGKLKK; encoded by the exons ATGTTTCCCTCGTCCGGTCTCTTTGCTGACATTCGGTGTCCTGTCTCTAAACATGGGCTTTGTGAGCGGCCTCATTGTTTGTACAAACATGCTTCAGAAGTGCGGGATATGTTCGTAGCTTCCCCGCAACCGTCCGCGGTCGACTCGGCAG AAGTCCAAAATGGCTGTCTGTATGCTGTCTGTGGAGCATCAGTAAATGAGACCAGAGATGATTGCCTCCAGGAGCTGGAGCGGATCAATAAGGAAATTGAAACTGTAAGGCACGAGGTGGAGGAAGAACAAAGGCGATTGTCACGCTACCAGACAGTACACACAGGCAGCAAAAGCGCAGCACGCAATTCCTCTTTAGCAAAGACTGAGACTACAGCTAAAGATATAGACGGAGGTTCCTACCTATTGTCTTCATGCACAGACTTTACTAAAACTTACTCCAGAGCCAGGAAGTATGTAGTTGACAACTCAAAACCAAGGACTGATTTGGAGTATGACCCTTTGTCCAACTTTTCTGCTGACCTGCGGTCTTACAGCTCATCAGGTAAGGAGCAAAAgcatataaaaaaagatttaaaaaggaaaaaaactgtaCCTTGTGACCAAAAGAAAATACTTGGACATCAGGCTCATCCCTCTAGATCACCATCTCCAGAGCCAGTTGATGACTCTAATGAAGATGATGTCCTGATTATTGATATTCCTCCTTCAcctgaaaaaaagagaagccGATCTCAGAAACTTTCTGATTGCATTGCTGGCAAATCTCAGAATACTGAAGAGGAACTGGAGGTTAAGACGGAACCTATTGCTGCATTGCCATGCTTTTCAAATGCTGAATGTGCATCTGCATCAGGGATCAAAGCGAATCAAGATCTAACTGATCTTTTTGGGAACAAAGAATATGGGAATATAGCTGGATGTGTACCAGACCAGAGAGGTGTAAATCCTACAATTAATAATTTTCAGGCTGCTATTACAGAAGTCGAGGACAGCCTTGAACCTGCAAGTCTTTCTGCCGCTGCACACCAACAAGCTCATTGTTTGAATACTTTTGTggctgaagaggaagaaaacgTGTTTCAGGTTGAATCACCTCAGTGTGAGCTGCCCCTTAGTGTTGTGAAAATGAATCCCCTGAAACCATGTGACTTTCCACAGACAAATTCAATTTTTTATAAAGCACCAGTTGCTAACTCTGATTTACAATCTGGGCACCACATTGAGCAGCCAGCTTACAACAGAATTTATAATCACTGTTCTCCCAAACAAATGATGCCTTCATCTGAACCCAGTCAGCACCTTCTGGGAAAGGCAGCTAACGCAGAGGTTATAATCATTGAGTCCAGTTCTGAAGAGGAAGAGCTCCACTATTCAGAATTGGACCTGTCTGACAGTGACCCAATGGAGGAATGTTACAGGATCTTCATGGAGGCAAACAATGAGAATAAGGGCAATGAAGAACAGTCTGACATGTCT GTTGCAACGATGATGGGTATGGAAAAATCTAATGAGGTAGACGGCAAACCCCAAGCATTAGCAGGGAAGAAACGGGTGGCTCATGAAGCTAAACATACAGAG ACATTGGCCAAGAATAGACCTCAGCCCCAGGTTTTGGTTCCCCTGCGTGGGCCAACAACTTCAGCTTTTGGCTCTCAGCCCTCCAAAATCcagcagacacagcagagaGCCTCCATGCTGACTGCTTCAGTCAAAGGTGGTCAGGCTTTTATTTCCTCTACCTGTCAGAGGAAGCCAGAGACCCAGAATTCACACTCGATTTCGTCTCAAGCCCTAGAAAACCTGCAGCCTGCCCCTTTACAAAATG CTTACATGAACTACATACCTTTGGGAACTACTGTGATTGACATGGGCAACAACTTGCATTTGATCCTCCCAGAGGGTGCTTTCCCTTTGCCTGTTGCTTCCAGTTCCAGCCCAGTTACTTCAGTGCTAACTCCCATTAATCAAGTGCATACGAGCACTCTCGCAGTGAAACAAGCATATTTTCCACCTGCAGTTACCCCTGTACAAAGACTTCGCACAGCAGCACCTGTGCTCATTCCTGCTCCAGCACGTAATCCTTCACTGACTTCTGCCTTTGCTACGGCACAATCAACAACTCCGATTGCACAAActgtttctcaacctgctgcTATTGCTAAA CCATTGCCTACTAAACGTAAACTGAAGCAGCAGTGTGAGGTTGCCAAAGTGCCCCATGATGTCCGACAGCGTTATGTCAACATGTTCACAAAGGAGTTCATCAAAACAGCAGCTAATGTTAATGATGCCTTTGAAAAG GCCCTTGCTGAAGAAAGGAGCGTTTACAATCGCAGTGTGAACAAACTTAAATACCTGAGTATTGCAGTGAATGCACTGAAGAGGCTGAAAAACCAAAGTGCTGTTGCAGCTAAAG ATGAAAATCAAGTTGACAGCCAAAGAGCCAAAGGCAACATACCTTTTAACCTGATTAACTTTAAAGGAAAGG cagaTGATGCAGCATTTTATGAGAGTTTGACAGATTATATTTTGACTGAGGAAAAACTGGTTGAGAGCAACTTTCCTGTCCAGCACCCAGAGAAACCTGGTTGTGCTGCTCTTTTTGCTGACAACAAGAAAGGAAATACAGATT CCCTCAAGAGGATCTGTTGTCGATGTGGAGCTACATATTCTGTGAGCCGAACAGGCAAACACATTCGCAAGGAGGAGTGCAACTACCATTATGGCAAAGCAGTTGAGAATAAAG TGCCAGGTGGGGTGGAGACACGCTACAGTTGCTGTGAGGGAGTCATGGGAGCACCTGGGTGTCAAGTGTTTAAG TTGCACGTCCATGATTCCCTCAGCCTGGATGGGTTTGTGTCAACTGTTCCCAGACATCCCTCGGATACAAGCTGTCCTGGGGTCTACTCTTTGGATTGTGAAATG TGTTATACCATTCATGGTCTGGAGCTGTCTAGAGTGACAGTGGTCAACTCTAGTCTGCAAGTAATCTATGACACCTATGTCAAACCTGATAATGATGTAATCGACTACAACACCAG ATTTTCGGGCATCAGTGAGGAAGAGGTGAAGGGTAACCACACCTCCCTTAGAGAGGTCCAACAGACATTGCTGAGCTTTATCAGCGCTGACACCATACTGATTGGACATGGCCTGGAAGCAGACCTCTGTACCCTGAAG TTGCTCCATGGGACAGTGGTGGACACATCGGTGGTCTTCCCACATCGTCTAGGCCCCCCTCACAAGCTGACCCTCAACAACCTCACTGCTGAATACCTCCGGAGGATCATTCAAGAGAGTG TTTGTGGCCATGACACTGCAGAAGATGCTGCTGCCTGTATGGAGCTTATGTTATGGAAGGTCAAAGAAGatggaaaactgaaaaaatga